TCACTGCAATTGTCAATACAACCAGTGAATTGCAGAATACAATAATGAAATAGGTAAGTGTTCCAAATATAAATGCTGGATAAATGTGGGTTGGAGGTAAGCCCAGGGTCGCCAGTATAAAAAAATTCACTGAAGATGAATTGGCAGACATGActcttgtattttttcttctggTGTCAATGTTGCTGCGAAGAATTGCAGCCTTTATCTTTCCAGATGATGTGGTATTTcgacctgaaataaaaaatatattttaaagcaaaacctACATTCAGTGAAATGTTTAACACCTGTGAGTTCTTACCCTGTGCAGTCCGTTTTGTCATGCTCACCAGTTCTGTCATGGAAATTGTTTGCCTTTTATATAAGCCGCAGGCGACCCATGAGAGCATGTGTGAGATTAAAGACGTGTCACTAAAAATAATATCAAATGCAGACATCTAAACAAATCAtgatatccatccatccatccatccatccattatctagcatgcttatccttgcagggtcacAAAGGTTACAAATCATGACAAAACAATGGATACAATAAATACCTCATTATCAAGAACTTTGGCACAgattaagtattttatttatttactcaatTATCCAGAAGAAAGCAACATGTTCAGAAGCTAATCTTTTATGCTTCATTcatgtaaacatatttatttaaaccagCAAAGTATTACATGTGTTAATGTGCCTTCTTGGTGATGCATGTAAGAGAAGaaaccaaattaaattttttttaaatgttacttaAAGATGTTATATTTCTATGTCTTTCGTCAAGTAAATGtgtttgtacagcacatttacTACAAGGCTGAAGGCTAACATGCTGAAACAcgatgaaaacaacaaaataaccaaTTATGTTGGAAACCGCAAACAAGCAACTAACATTACTTTGTGTCAAATATCattatcaaaatcatcaagagTGATCATCATCAAATATTGAAAAGAAGACTAAAATTAGTCAATGTTTCCGTTATTATTAATCCAACACAACTATAATCAGCTGGGTTTATAGCCTTGATTTAAAACCAAGATATTTTAACaactttgcagttttctggaggtttgttccaTATTAGTGacgcataaaaactgaatgctgtttctctgtgtttaattCTGACTTTGGGAATGCAGAGTAGATTTGAACCAGAAAACCTGAAGGTTGATACAGTGATAAGaggtttttaatgtattttggttcCAAGCCATTCAGTCATACTAACAAAAGTATTCTAAAGTCTGTTCTCTGAACTACAGTGAACCAGTGTAGGGACTGGGTTGATGCACTCTCTTTTCCTAGTTTTAGAACATGAGCAGCAATGTTCTGTATCAGCTACAGCTGTCTGACTTTTTAGACAGACCTGTGATCAATTAAAGTGATCAGTAATCATTTAGACTAATGATAAACACACAGATGTGTTTCTAACAACCTTATTGGGACAATAGCGATGATAGAAgtctgactttgtaactgtctttatgtgtctatgagggttcaggtctgagtccatcactcCACCCAGATTTCAGACCAGATCACTAGTTTCTATCTTTAATAGCTCAAGCTGCTGACTCttgattgttcctctttaggtccaaagataaacTGAACCTTGGGCTACCCCACATGTGACTAATGTCTGTTCCAATGAGAAGTTACCTATTGATAAAGAAGAAAGTCCCCGTTCTTTAGGTAAAACTTGAACCAGTGTACCACAGAATCCAGCTCTGCTCTCTGGTCATTTCaataatatgtcatggtcaatcATGTCAAATGTTGCGCTGAGGTCCAACTGTGGTTCCTCCATAGtctgtatttatttggaaaacacTGAACACTTTGAGAAGGACAGTACTGTGGTGAGCTTAGAGACCAAAacctttgacattttattttaacaatcaGCATAATTATCTGGCATTGACATAAAAAAGCAACTGTCCATATTACATAAAAGCAACAGACACGGTATTTACTTCCCAAAAGACGTAGAGCTTTAACTTGCAAGTGTCACATGTTGCATAACAGAAGCTGAAAGACTAATATGAATGAAACAGATCAGCATTGCTGTACTTGGTTTAGCCTTCATGTCTTGTTGAAAGTGTAACTCTCTCTCACTCTTGCTGCCTAAGTCAGCTGTTTTAGGCAGCATTAGCTTTTCAGTCATTTACTCTGTTTGGAAAAAgaagatttgatttttttgttgttgttttgaaggGCAAGTCACCAGACAGAGCCAGTCAAACTGAAATTCATCCAATTTCAGTTCACTGTAGAATGTTCTATGCATTCCTTGAAGTGCATTTTCTATATGAAAGTTACTGTATTTTGAGAGCACTCTCTTCAGCAGTGTAAATCCACGAGAGCATATgacatgattttctttctttagattttagtctgctttgCAGAATGCTAATTTAGATTTTCCGATCATGATTCAGTATCATTTCAAATGTGTATTGAGTTTCAGGGCCTAATTTCACCTCAAGAGAAAAACTGTACTGACCCACAATGTGAACCTTTTTGTAGGGATCTGGAGTAATCACtgtattagaaaaaaagaaatgatggtGACCTTGAACTTTGTTTTAGAAAGTCAGTTTTTATTAACAGTAGCATCATCATATTTGACATCttgtttatttacattcttttgtttaaatcaCACAGCTTTCTTTCATATGAAAAACGTAAATGGTTCAAACAacattgaaaaataatatttaagagtagtccattttagatgttttacatataataatttcaaaggtcttaaatgttaaattgtGGACAAAACCACTCATAATTTACACAGCCAGTAAAACTCGTACATGTAACTAGAAgaacaacaacattttacagGTAACCATTGTTTTCAGttctataaaataaacttttgttcATAGTATCATGTCAGGATTGCAAATTACAAACATAATATGCCACAAGAAATTTTGattcaaaaaacacaacacttcCCATGAAATACCTTCTTCAATCaagagtaaaattaaaataacgtTTTCATACACAGTAATAAAAACACTGTGTTTCTGTTAtggatttataaaaacataaactatgGATTTATTATGGATCATTCACATCatgtttctgattgtttttccaCACAATGTAGGTTTAGATTTCTGCCTTGTTAAATTTGTGACTTTTATCATATACAAGATTAGTAAATAAAAGTACTCCAGGATCTGAgtgaaattcaaaaacatattcTGCTCTTGAAGACACTCAGAAAGGTTCTGCGTATTTCACTGGTATAGAGGCCATACACAATAGGGTTAATAAGTGGaggtaaaataaacattagcatCCCCATTACCTTTTGTAAGTCAGGGGAAATATCTTTGAACCTATGCGATAAAACAGTGAAAGTTCCTGCAATCTCAAACATGACAAGAATAACCACCTGTGCAACACATGTGTTCACTGCTTTCGCCTTTGCATCAGATTGCTTCCTACTCAAACATGCAACCAGAATTTTAAAGTAAGAATAGGCCTGAATAGACATGCTTAGAACTTGTATGAAAACTGTGATAAATAGCCCAATTATGTTGTTGAGAATTATGTTCCCACACGTGAGCTTCAGGAGAGATGGGTTGTCACAAAATACGTTCAGTATTACAGATCTGCACCTGGGCAGCCCTGACTGAAGAGAAAATAGTGACAGGATACAGACAAAGTCAGAACTCCAAACCAGGAAAATAATAAGAGCGACAATCCTTGGAGTCATGACAGAGCTGTAGCGTAATGGCATACAGATGGCAATGTAACGATCAAACGCCATTGCTGCAAGAACAAACAAAATTCCACCGGCGCACATGTGCAGAAGAAAAGCTTGTAGAACACAGAGCGGATAGGAAACTTCCGGAGTCTCTGTAACaatatttgaaagtatttttggaAGCATGGCAGTTATTCCGATTAGATCATTCACCGGCAGACTAATCAAGATAAAATACATAGGCTTGTGAAGGTTTTTCTTCAGAATAATCAAAGATATCAGAGTCAGGTTGCATGACATTCCAAATAAGTAAATGGCTAGACCAAACAGAAATATTGGATACTTTCCTCCAGGTGGAATAAAAAATGTCTCCAGTGTTAGTGGAGAACTAATTCCAAATGagctgttttccattttaataagACTGATCGAGTtagaaaacaatcatttataCCCATTACTGGAAATCAAGCCAGAATTCAGAGAAGTAATAGTTGACACATTTCGTTTTTCACTAAATGGCAGGTTGGACTGGTGATGACTGCCGTGCATcgcttgttttattgtttgtcacTTCCTCGTTTCCATCACTATTTACCTCAGGGATTATCAGTGGCTTTGCAGGATAAACAATAACGTGACAATTGAAAGGCTTTAGATCAGCACTCCTCCAATATTTTAGAACAAGGATTATCTCAGCAAACATCTTTTTGTGTATCTCCAGTCtggtagacttttttttaaacagcagaaGCACAAATCTACATCGGTACTACATGATCTATTATAGGATGTAATTTATGCAGAGTCAAAACCTTTTATGGCTTTGACCTCAGAAGCTTAAGTGTCCAAGTTTCTTGTGGAAAACGTAGCAGAACCAATCTTCTGAAGTCAGAGTTGCAAGTGGGAAACTTCAAAGTTAAACCTGACTGCCCTGTAGGCAGAAAGCTGCTTGTAgaccaaacaaacaaagctgACAATTTTTGTTCCTTAATAGTGCATTAAGAACAATGCactattaaaattaatttaaaaagctttctAATGAATCCCTGCGGATCACAGCATTCACTCCTTCTGGACCAGCAGGTGTTGCTTGCGCTGTGTCATTTACTTTACAGCAGACTATTACAGTGTCCAAAGTGAGGCCCTCTGAAGGATTATGAGTGGCCCTCAATTCTAGAAAGATACAAATCTGACCTGCAAGCACAAGTGTTTGTCAGAtggacacttttttttcccatcttttcacagacaaataaaatcttcttaaaacaacaacattttaggTACAACAAAAAGCATTTCTCATTTATTAACCAGGCTTTTGCATCCATCTTAATTTTGTAGTTATTGGAAGTATAAAAATTCAGCAACTTTAACATAGAAGCACACCTGAGTGCATCCGGCCTTACTGGTTAATACAGCAAGCGTTGTTGCTGAAAAAGTTCTAGctaacaacaaattaaaaaaattaggaaATGTCTGTTTACtaataaaacagatgttaaCGACTTTTTATATGCTTATACATATAAAAAGTGATTTACAGATTTTCTCTCTTctacaaaatctgtttttgttcatttaaataaaatgctgtatgtttagtttattattgcacagataaagtaaaacaaagacaagaaaTTTATTGGCTAACTTAAAAAAGTGGCATCCAAGTGCTTTCAACTAGACAGTTTTGGCCTTCAGggcaaaacgtttggacactTCTACATTGCAGAAATTACAGCGTTTTGGAACCTGAGATCTTCCTGCTGTAAAGCAACGTTGGTGACTGCAACTCTagtcaaaatattttgcatcaAATTTACAGATCAGCTCAGATATTACCTAAGATGTACAAAccacaattattattattttttaaattgtggtttatgaaaaacatttgacGGGAGCAAACTGTTAGACCTCCGTGACATGATGCTCTTCAACATGGAAAAATTGCATCAATCGGTTGTTTCATTATGCTGTCAAAACACTCTTAATAATGAGACCCTTTGAGATATgattaaattattgttattaactGTCTCACAAAATAATTAATCCCTGGACAAATGCTAACCACCTCGTACCTCCATCTACTGTAAATGTTATTTCCCACTAAGGGATGTTGTCCAACAACTATCTTGGGAGGCGACATGTAAATCAGTTGTTAAGCTGGCAAATGAGGCAACTTTGAAAACTTCCTAGTGTGTCATTTACTAAATGAAATGAGCAACAGTGGttacaaaataagcaaaaatgtatCATTAAAAAGGccatttatgttgttttgttccaGCAGCATAAGTAATTGAAACAGAGCACTGGAGTGGTCATCTTAGTCCACAGGGAACAGAGACCTCAAAAGCACATTTGGGACATCGGGAAAAGCTAATCATTTTACCCCAGAGAAACTAGGTTTATTAAACTGATGATGATTTCATGGTCATGCTGATATTTCACTCATTTTGTTGTATCTTTCTTAGTTTACTGTATATGAATCATTTTACCACTTGTGTCATATCACATTTCAGagcatgttttttgttgttgtttgtaagCTTTATTTCCAGACATTTTCTGGAAATATATCTGGAGTTCTCACAACAGAAGGCCATAACAACGGCCAGAGTGTGTGTATATGTTTAAGTGGCCTATTTTTGGTAAGCCGGCTTGTTCAATCGTAGCAATAATGATGACATGTTGAAGAATATACTTTTTCCTTTACCTTCACTGAAAGTgtttatgtaataaatgttcttaaagaggtctgttttttttttcatttttcatttttcatctttcaTTGTCAAGAACCCATTAGTCACAGAGTGGGAATCCCTGTGATgtcattaaataacaaaactgtAGTGCACagaagcttttctttctctttgctcATTGAGAACATGCATGTGAACGCCGTAATATTGTTGGCCAAGTAAGAAGACCTCTTTGATCCAGAAGGTACTGTTTGTGTGTCCTCGGACTGTACCCCAGACAAAAATAAGTCTAAACTTGGCGTGTCTGAGCTCCTGCAGAAAGGAATCTGACAAAATGGTTGCATTTAGAGGAGCCTTTGATTTTGAACAGCTTTGCCGCATCACTGTGAGGGGGCCTTCAAATGCCCCCTTTAAAGGATGCAGCCCTTGAATTTAAATACACACATTATCATACCCCTTCATTCACCGTCTTGTTGTGTGTCCATAAACTTTTGAAGTTATCATCTTGGTAGCCCATTACTCCATTAAGTCAGTCACTGTCATGGTTAGTTGGCACATTGAAAATGAACAGCCCAAAATGCCAACTATTGctaatacaatatttaaaaaaaaaattcaaattcctCACATTAAACTTTGGTTTTTAAACCTACATATTCACAGTGATATCAATGCATCATTTAATGGGTTATTGGTTTTGGTTTATTCTCATTTGTTCTTCTtttagagttgtttttttgttgttttattttacttcaaagTTTAGCTTAATATTTCTAGCTAGTTAAAGCATTTTTTCTGGAAGTTTAGGTATTTTATCAATATACTCATACTCTGAAGAGAagaagctgtttgtgtttatgatgtATGTATAAGAAGTGCTTGATGTTTCAGAATGCCAGTGTTTTaataatcaaatcaatcaatcaatcaaattttatttgtatagcacatttcagcagcaaggcatttcaaagtgctttacatcattacaaacacagaaacacaatgcaatatagaatcaatcattaagtcaagttacatcaataaatttgtaattgattacatttccaatacaattctaaacaggtggatttttaattgagatttaaaagatgtcagtgtttcagctgttttacagttttctggaagtttgttccaaatttgtggtgcgtagatgctgaatgctgcttctcctcgtttggttctggttctggggatgcagagcagaccagaaccggaagacctgagaagtctggaaggttgatacaacaacagcagatctttaatgtattgtggtgctaagccgttcagtgatttgtaaactaacaacagtattttaaagtctattctttgagctacagggagccagtggagggactttaaaactggtgttatgtgctctatcttcctggttttagtgagaacgcgagcagcagcgttctggatcagctgcagctgtttgattgatttgttggacagacctgtgaagacgctgttgcaataatcaatacgactgaataAGACAGTGTCATGCAGTGTGTTTCATGAAACCGCACCTCGCCAGGAAGGTAAGAAGGTATTCATAAAGCCATAATTTACAGAGACTGAGAGCTGTTTGGTTATGCCCTATAATCAAGTGATGCCCGACTTGGTAACTTTGCTAAAAATGGCCACCTTTCTTAATAACTCATTTAGCCAATTCATAGTCAAACGAAGCATTTTCCTGCACAACATCTTTATTGTAAGTTTACTTAAAGATGACCAGTGTTgatttgtttagttgttttgctgctttgttATTCTATCCTGAAAATactgtaaacaaataaaaatgttgttaatgtAATGAAGAAAACTTACGTTATAATGAATCCCACATTTGTGGGAAAATCCTTCTCACTTAAAGGCAGGGCATAATCTAGCTCTACTAACccataaaaggaaataaaatatcaGCATCTAATTAACTTGGGAATCACTCCTACCCCTGCAAAGTATTTATGATTGCAGACATTCTTCAGTCTGGCATCAGCAGTTTTGGGATTTTGTAGAGTACCTCTATTACACATGTATGTCAAGAAAACAGGTAAGAATGTTGCttctgattaatatttttcattgtcAAACAGTTTTATTAAGGAATCAGACATGAGAATTGAAACATCAACAATACATATTTGtcctgattaatattttttacttgaaatcaatttaacatgTATGGTTTTTTTCTCCTAATTTATATTATTAATGTAATTGATAAGGCATTACATATAACATTTCTGCTCAGATGATGGTTGGAAAGTACATGCAGTGATATGAAAGTGTTTTTACTGAGTCAATaaataaagtaacattttataaatatcatTTAGTACACACAATTACGTGTTTCACTTTGGTCAGTGTGCAATTAACTTGTTGCAATGTACTTTTTGTCTTTAGATTTTTCAccatatgaataaaaatgaaggaaaattcTTCAATGCCATCTGATATCCTGGAGATCCGAGGACTTGAAATATCTCCAGAGTACATATACCCtctgtttttcttacttttgtttGTATACTCGACTCTGCTCTTTTCTAACATCGGCGTTCTCACACTTATCATAAAGGAAAAGAGTTTGCACCAGCCCATGTACTTCCTCTTCTGTAACCTGTCTGTGAATGACCTGATCGGCAACACAGTCCTGCTGCCTCAGCTTATGGCTCATGTCCTTTCCACCAAACGTTTCATCACCTACAACCAGTGTTTGCTTCAAGCTTTTCACAGCCACACCTTTGGATCTGCATCGCACATGATTCTTGTTGTCATGGCTATCGACAGATATGTGGCAATCTGCCACCCTTTGAGGTACAGCTCCATCATGACTAATAAAGCTGTGATCGGCCTGTCTGCCACTGCCTGGGGCGTTTCCTTACTGCTAGTGTCTGTGCTCTTAGGTCTCACAGGCAAGCTGTCCCGCTGCAGATCAGTTATACAAACTGCCTTCTGTGACAATCCATCACTGTTCAAGCTTTCTTGTGAGGACGTTTCCATTAATAACATATATGGACTGTTTATTACAGTGCTGCTGTTTACTTGTTCGATTACAGGCATCACTGCTACTTACATCAGAATAGCTCTCATATGctggatgaagaaaaacaaggagaTGAATAACCGAGCGCTTCAAACCTGCTCAAGCCACCTCATTCTTTATCTGATTATGCTCTGGTCAGGGTTCCTAACTATTATATTGCATCGATTTCCAGATTATCCAGACTTAAGGAAGCttgcatacattttatttcatgtcgTGCCTGCCAATTTAAATCCTATTATTTATGGACTACAAACAAGATCATTACGAGATAAGATTATTCAAatactcaaaagaaaaactataatttccacctagatttttttcctctgtatttttacatttttattgtactaAACGGATTTTGATTGTATGAGCAGTCGGCTGTGGAGTACTACTGTGGCTAAAGATTTGTAGTTAAATGTGAGATTTAATGACCTCTAAAAAAGAACTGTTTTAAAAGACGAACTCCATATCTAGCTAAAATATATGAGGAACAGCAAGAAACTTTCCTTTTCTCAAAACTCAGGAACATTCTGATCATTTTGAGTGAGTTGTCAGTTAAATTTGAATGCTCTGCAACAATAGCAACAGCTTAATGAACAATTTCTGACACATTGCTTATTACTTATGCCTTCTGCTTTTACATCTGAAATCAGCAGATAGTTTGTAGAGTAGTGAAATGACAAGGTTTTCAGATGTATTGTGcatgttcttttatttattatcacaacaataaacttcattttttttattttcaagtcaCATACAGAAGAtgcaaaaaatgttcttttaaacTATAACATAATTTCCCTTATTGTTGTTATTCATTGACAACATTGTGTTAACCTGAAGTCATTAATGACTTTTGTTATTTAAACTTACCAGatacatttttagttattttttggtTCTTATTATATATTATGAAAAACAATCCTAGACTTAATAAATCATTATGTCCTTTGATCTTTGTTTGCAAGAGTAAACATGTCAGTAAATATCAGATTTACTAAACATATCATGGGAAAAATGGTATGCACAGACGCTCAAATTATTATGTTCTTTGAGCTTCTCAACTTCAAAAACTTAAAACATGGAAATTGTACACTGCCTATCCCATGACTGTAACCTCttatgattatttaaaaaaacaaaaacaaagggaaaACCAGTTAAACATGGTGCTGATATCTATTTCCATGAGTCATTTTTATCCAttaatgtatatatatgtatatataatatacattaATGGGACAGTGACAGCTGGGAAAAACCATGCAATACAATCATCTaatagatgcatctctactctGACACACCTGAATCGAATAGGTCAATTTACTCATCCGTATGccattcagctctgcagaggcctgctaatgactctttcattttattcaggtgtgtATGAGGTGTGCTTCACCTGCCAGTTTGCTCTATGTCATATCTATCACCTGGTTCACCTGTGTCTACCCTTTCTCTCAGCTCAGTTTGCCTCTAATTAGTTCTCCTTGATTTGTCATCTCCACCATTGTATATAAGCACAttggttttctttgttcttcatttCAATTTCTGTTATATCTACACTTCCTGCTCCTGTCATCCTGACACCTCTGTTTCTTAAGATAGAGGACTCATGTAATGTAAGTTTTTCTGTTCATAATTAAATTCATCTTTATCATACACCTGCCTCCATCCTGTTGCATTTTAGTCTCTTCTAAACACCAAACATGACAGTTgtatatgacaaaaaaaacctctaaaaatgtaaggtgtatgaatactttttc
Above is a window of Xiphophorus hellerii strain 12219 chromosome 18, Xiphophorus_hellerii-4.1, whole genome shotgun sequence DNA encoding:
- the LOC116708044 gene encoding olfactory receptor 52J3-like, yielding MENSSFGISSPLTLETFFIPPGGKYPIFLFGLAIYLFGMSCNLTLISLIILKKNLHKPMYFILISLPVNDLIGITAMLPKILSNIVTETPEVSYPLCVLQAFLLHMCAGGILFVLAAMAFDRYIAICMPLRYSSVMTPRIVALIIFLVWSSDFVCILSLFSLQSGLPRCRSVILNVFCDNPSLLKLTCGNIILNNIIGLFITVFIQVLSMSIQAYSYFKILVACLSRKQSDAKAKAVNTCVAQVVILVMFEIAGTFTVLSHRFKDISPDLQKVMGMLMFILPPLINPIVYGLYTSEIRRTFLSVFKSRICF
- the LOC116708254 gene encoding olfactory receptor 52N4-like; the encoded protein is MKENSSMPSDILEIRGLEISPEYIYPLFFLLLFVYSTLLFSNIGVLTLIIKEKSLHQPMYFLFCNLSVNDLIGNTVLLPQLMAHVLSTKRFITYNQCLLQAFHSHTFGSASHMILVVMAIDRYVAICHPLRYSSIMTNKAVIGLSATAWGVSLLLVSVLLGLTGKLSRCRSVIQTAFCDNPSLFKLSCEDVSINNIYGLFITVLLFTCSITGITATYIRIALICWMKKNKEMNNRALQTCSSHLILYLIMLWSGFLTIILHRFPDYPDLRKLAYILFHVVPANLNPIIYGLQTRSLRDKIIQILKRKTIIST